In one window of Myxococcus virescens DNA:
- a CDS encoding ComEC/Rec2 family competence protein, whose protein sequence is MSFRPRVLLPVLLALAACKESPPPPPQPVATRPAEPPRRYFGGTPDGKLHVYFFDVGQGDAALIVSPDGYTALVDTGPASAAEHLVNRLPELLTQRLDLVVLTHPHSDHHGALEPVLKRVGARQLLEPQLGATPKAYDALLGAVASQGVEFISPSPSPATPNALQRLPLGAGVSLTVLWPRAPTEPLLDVPEAALEANSVILRLTYGDTAVLFMADAHARTVDHLLARNAPMQATLLKVAAHGTEGPTTAAFLTAVGPRAAVISAGEGNLIGAPAPAILEQLETTGAQVFRTDLHGEVQVVSDGKTLVVTPQRLSAGVPEDTRYSYPGLGTPMPRDAALTGDSRRGTGRSGTRDGSGKQPTGKMYTLSLDDPTDEGAPPSRAGSRSRSGTSDSGAVKVGTYVGSVRSDVFHRPTCRNVVKIKSSNLVTFSSREEASRGRRPARDCNP, encoded by the coding sequence ATGAGCTTCCGCCCGCGCGTCCTCCTCCCCGTCCTGCTGGCACTGGCCGCCTGCAAGGAATCGCCGCCACCTCCCCCGCAGCCGGTTGCCACGCGACCGGCGGAGCCCCCTCGGCGCTACTTCGGTGGCACCCCGGACGGGAAGCTCCACGTCTACTTCTTCGACGTGGGCCAGGGCGACGCCGCGCTCATCGTGTCGCCGGACGGGTACACCGCGCTGGTGGACACGGGCCCCGCTTCCGCGGCGGAGCACCTGGTCAACCGGCTGCCCGAGCTGCTCACGCAGCGGCTGGACCTGGTGGTGCTCACCCACCCGCATTCGGACCACCATGGCGCGCTGGAGCCGGTGCTGAAGCGCGTGGGCGCCAGGCAACTGCTGGAGCCGCAGCTGGGCGCCACGCCAAAGGCCTATGACGCGCTGCTCGGCGCCGTGGCCAGCCAGGGCGTGGAGTTCATCTCCCCGTCCCCCTCCCCCGCCACGCCCAACGCGCTCCAGCGGCTGCCCCTGGGCGCGGGCGTGTCCCTCACGGTGCTGTGGCCCCGCGCGCCCACCGAGCCGCTGCTCGACGTGCCCGAGGCCGCGCTGGAGGCCAACTCCGTCATCCTCCGGCTCACCTATGGGGACACCGCGGTGCTCTTCATGGCGGACGCGCATGCCCGGACGGTGGACCACCTGCTGGCGCGCAACGCCCCCATGCAGGCCACGCTGCTCAAGGTGGCCGCGCACGGCACCGAAGGGCCCACCACCGCCGCCTTCCTGACGGCCGTGGGGCCTCGCGCCGCCGTCATCTCCGCGGGTGAAGGCAACCTGATTGGCGCCCCCGCGCCGGCCATCCTCGAGCAGTTGGAGACCACCGGCGCGCAGGTGTTCCGCACCGACCTTCACGGCGAGGTGCAGGTGGTGAGCGACGGGAAGACGCTCGTCGTCACGCCGCAGCGCCTGTCGGCGGGCGTCCCGGAGGACACGCGCTACAGCTACCCGGGCCTGGGCACGCCCATGCCCCGGGACGCCGCGCTCACGGGGGACTCCCGGCGCGGGACGGGCCGCTCCGGCACCCGGGACGGCTCGGGCAAGCAGCCCACGGGGAAGATGTACACCTTGAGCCTCGACGACCCGACGGACGAAGGGGCGCCCCCCTCTCGCGCGGGCTCGCGCTCGCGAAGCGGGACCTCCGACTCAGGCGCCGTGAAGGTGGGGACCTACGTCGGCAGCGTCCGCAGCGACGTGTTCCACAGGCCCACCTGCCGCAACGTCGTGAAGATCAAGTCATCGAACCTGGTGACCTTCTCCAGCCGGGAAGAGGCCTCGCGCGGACGGCGGCCTGCCCGGGACTGCAACCCCTGA
- a CDS encoding DUF3006 domain-containing protein, with product MTTRATLDRIEDDIAVLVVEGRELTRPLSELPAGIREGDVLDLDTLEVDAEATEALREEVRRAREKATRGKKPPPAGSFDL from the coding sequence ATGACGACCCGGGCCACGCTGGACCGAATCGAAGACGACATCGCCGTGCTGGTGGTGGAGGGCCGCGAGCTGACGCGCCCCCTGAGCGAACTGCCCGCGGGCATCCGGGAGGGAGACGTGCTCGACCTCGACACCCTGGAGGTGGACGCTGAGGCCACCGAGGCCCTGCGCGAGGAGGTGCGCAGGGCCCGCGAGAAGGCGACGCGCGGCAAGAAGCCGCCGCCGGCCGGGAGCTTCGACCTCTAG
- a CDS encoding AgmX/PglI C-terminal domain-containing protein, whose translation MNFTCDNCQKRYSIADEKVRGKTVKVRCKNCQNVITVEGPAEEENTRVVSLADVERIRAQERSLAEPEASAAPAAVISAPIAAAPVAKAPAAALQTPWDDEPTRAAPMKATGSPWFVMVRNKQEGPLDEGALRELVATNTVNGRSFFWQQGMADWKRGSDIPELAGLFEPPPVAEPPPPPPAIAAPPPPEPARPSRGTPARREPEPQDFIPEPEPEPRHAESEQPWPDEEDEAPDNTYYGDPLPRAQPQPQQQAQVTRRAQQPQPQAASAAPLDDALFSDLDLPGNRNGGDGEEPQDDGGVPYPDDPRAALGGGEDDDEGKAVEDTRHFAKKSGVTRRNPAWKYAVFALLLLIVPLGLAYVLSETLGVVPLRVQTVDASGNAVEQPIFSSEGVGALRDKLMGREPPPAPPKPPAEGKRPVPPSEGKRPASAPGDTGAVADPEAAAAPSKGALEAVYVDPDKKDVDPTVRSGEEVAAADTEEVGGPSDEEVERVLAKTQPAFRDCVEAELRKNPSFKGGKVTLTATVGSSGTVKAATFDRKDLNRNSPVGTCIRDRAKGMVFSAFAGEDVDLEIPLVLSKSM comes from the coding sequence TTGAACTTTACCTGCGACAATTGCCAGAAGCGGTATTCCATTGCGGACGAAAAGGTCCGCGGCAAGACGGTCAAGGTCCGCTGCAAGAACTGCCAGAACGTCATCACCGTCGAAGGGCCCGCCGAGGAAGAGAACACCCGCGTGGTGTCCCTCGCGGACGTGGAGCGCATCCGCGCCCAGGAGCGTTCCCTGGCGGAGCCCGAAGCGAGCGCCGCCCCGGCGGCCGTCATCAGCGCGCCCATCGCGGCCGCTCCGGTGGCGAAGGCGCCCGCGGCCGCGCTGCAGACGCCCTGGGACGATGAGCCCACGCGCGCCGCGCCCATGAAGGCCACGGGTTCGCCCTGGTTCGTCATGGTGCGCAACAAGCAGGAGGGCCCGCTGGACGAGGGCGCCCTCCGCGAGCTGGTGGCCACCAACACCGTGAATGGCCGCAGCTTCTTCTGGCAGCAGGGCATGGCGGACTGGAAGCGCGGTTCGGACATCCCCGAGCTGGCCGGCCTCTTCGAGCCGCCGCCCGTCGCAGAGCCACCCCCGCCGCCGCCCGCCATCGCCGCGCCGCCTCCGCCCGAGCCTGCACGCCCCTCGCGCGGCACGCCCGCGCGCCGGGAGCCGGAACCGCAGGACTTCATCCCGGAGCCCGAGCCCGAGCCGCGGCACGCCGAGTCCGAGCAGCCCTGGCCGGACGAGGAAGACGAAGCGCCGGACAACACGTATTACGGCGACCCCTTGCCGCGCGCGCAGCCGCAGCCTCAGCAGCAGGCCCAGGTGACCCGCCGCGCGCAGCAACCGCAGCCCCAGGCCGCCAGCGCCGCGCCGCTGGACGACGCGCTGTTCTCCGACCTGGACCTGCCGGGCAACCGCAACGGCGGTGACGGCGAGGAGCCCCAGGACGACGGCGGCGTGCCGTACCCCGACGACCCGCGGGCCGCGCTGGGCGGCGGCGAGGACGACGACGAAGGCAAGGCCGTGGAGGACACGCGCCACTTCGCCAAGAAGTCGGGTGTCACGCGCCGCAACCCCGCCTGGAAGTACGCCGTCTTCGCGTTGCTGCTGCTCATCGTCCCGCTGGGGCTGGCGTATGTCCTGTCGGAGACGCTGGGCGTGGTGCCGCTGCGCGTGCAGACGGTGGACGCCAGCGGCAACGCGGTGGAGCAGCCCATCTTCTCGTCGGAAGGCGTGGGCGCGCTGCGCGACAAGCTGATGGGCCGTGAGCCGCCGCCCGCGCCCCCCAAGCCGCCCGCAGAGGGCAAGCGCCCGGTGCCCCCCTCGGAGGGAAAGCGTCCCGCCTCCGCGCCCGGTGACACCGGCGCGGTTGCGGACCCGGAGGCCGCCGCGGCGCCGTCCAAGGGGGCGCTGGAGGCCGTCTACGTGGACCCGGACAAGAAGGACGTGGACCCGACGGTGCGCAGCGGCGAGGAAGTGGCCGCCGCGGACACCGAGGAAGTCGGCGGCCCGTCCGACGAAGAGGTGGAGCGCGTGCTGGCGAAGACGCAGCCCGCCTTCCGTGACTGCGTGGAGGCCGAGCTGCGGAAGAACCCGTCCTTCAAGGGCGGCAAGGTGACGCTGACGGCCACCGTGGGCAGCTCGGGCACGGTGAAGGCTGCCACGTTCGACCGCAAGGACCTGAACCGCAACAGCCCCGTGGGCACCTGCATCCGTGACCGCGCGAAGGGGATGGTCTTCTCCGCCTTCGCCGGCGAGGACGTGGACCTGGAGATTCCGCTGGTCCTCTCCAAGTCGATGTAG
- a CDS encoding TIGR02300 family protein: MPAKDLGTKHVCFKCQTKFYDMKKPDPICPKCGADQRESPALKPQPEGRRGRLAAAPKVIEPIEPEEPAGRGEDDEEELDSFDDDEAAGGDSEEDEI, from the coding sequence ATGCCGGCGAAGGACCTCGGAACAAAACACGTCTGCTTCAAGTGCCAGACGAAGTTCTACGACATGAAGAAGCCGGACCCGATCTGCCCGAAGTGTGGGGCGGATCAGCGGGAAAGCCCGGCGCTCAAGCCCCAGCCCGAGGGAAGGCGTGGCCGTCTCGCCGCTGCCCCGAAGGTCATTGAGCCTATTGAACCGGAGGAACCCGCCGGTCGCGGCGAAGACGACGAGGAGGAGCTGGACTCCTTCGACGACGACGAGGCGGCGGGAGGCGATAGCGAAGAGGACGAAATCTAG
- a CDS encoding zinc ribbon domain-containing protein: MREKLKALAELQNVDLEVASLRKAADVHPRQIAELERELGVARSAIEAERARVSDMEKQKAQLEQNITDEKDKVKKWETRLSEQRSTREYSALAREIDIAKKANLTMAEELTELTKQLGGAREAIKGKEADYATKQQGLSGRMTELRGKLGEAESQVKGLEGRRAEVASSVDATLLRRYEVVRKKKLPAMVGVVAGTCQGCNMNVPPQLYNQLRTGLGTDICPSCNRIIYAVEALQETPAASK; encoded by the coding sequence TTGCGGGAGAAATTGAAAGCGCTGGCGGAGCTGCAGAACGTAGACCTCGAGGTCGCCTCGCTCCGGAAGGCCGCGGACGTTCACCCCCGTCAGATTGCCGAGCTGGAGCGGGAACTGGGTGTGGCCCGCAGCGCCATCGAGGCGGAACGGGCACGCGTCTCCGACATGGAGAAGCAGAAGGCCCAGCTCGAGCAGAACATCACGGACGAGAAGGACAAGGTGAAGAAGTGGGAGACGCGGCTCAGCGAGCAGCGTTCCACTCGCGAGTACTCCGCCCTGGCCCGTGAAATCGACATCGCCAAGAAGGCCAATCTGACGATGGCGGAGGAGCTGACGGAGCTGACGAAGCAGCTCGGCGGCGCTCGCGAGGCCATCAAAGGCAAGGAGGCCGACTACGCGACGAAGCAGCAGGGCCTGTCCGGCCGGATGACGGAGCTGCGCGGCAAGCTGGGCGAGGCCGAGTCGCAGGTGAAGGGGCTGGAAGGTCGTCGTGCCGAAGTGGCCTCGAGCGTGGATGCCACCCTGCTGCGCCGCTACGAGGTGGTGCGCAAGAAGAAGCTGCCCGCCATGGTCGGCGTGGTCGCCGGCACCTGCCAGGGCTGCAACATGAACGTGCCCCCGCAGCTCTACAACCAGCTCCGCACCGGGCTGGGCACGGACATCTGCCCTTCGTGCAACCGCATCATCTACGCGGTGGAAGCGCTGCAGGAAACCCCGGCGGCGTCGAAGTAG
- a CDS encoding ribonuclease HI family protein — protein sequence MPAPSIIDILRHIAREEPLQGTVRAFRGLTREHLGQLIEDAAQRLGGMSPASAASAPSTQVPAGAMSPPVDAAPASESHPRLRVYSDGAARGNPGPAGAGAVLMDPEGNVVARLGRFLGHQTNNCAEYMGLLLGLKHAQSLGAREVEVFADSELLIRQLGGRYQVKSPTLKPLYEEARKLLKGFTKVKLHHVPRAQNAEADEMSNRAIDERL from the coding sequence ATGCCCGCGCCGTCCATCATCGACATCCTCCGCCACATCGCGCGTGAGGAGCCGTTGCAAGGGACGGTACGTGCGTTCCGAGGCCTCACCCGAGAGCACCTCGGGCAGCTCATTGAGGATGCCGCACAGCGGCTCGGCGGGATGTCGCCAGCCTCCGCTGCGTCGGCTCCGAGCACGCAGGTGCCGGCTGGGGCCATGAGCCCGCCGGTGGATGCGGCGCCCGCTTCCGAATCGCATCCGCGGCTGCGCGTCTATTCAGATGGCGCGGCGCGGGGCAATCCTGGGCCTGCAGGCGCGGGCGCGGTGCTGATGGACCCCGAGGGCAACGTGGTGGCCCGGCTCGGGCGGTTCCTGGGGCATCAGACCAACAACTGCGCGGAGTACATGGGCCTGCTGCTGGGACTAAAGCATGCGCAGTCGCTGGGCGCGCGCGAGGTGGAAGTCTTCGCGGACAGCGAGCTGCTGATTCGTCAGCTCGGCGGGCGCTACCAGGTGAAGAGTCCGACGCTCAAGCCGCTGTACGAAGAGGCGCGGAAGCTGCTCAAGGGCTTCACGAAAGTGAAGCTGCATCACGTCCCCCGCGCACAGAACGCCGAGGCGGATGAGATGAGCAACCGCGCCATCGACGAGCGGCTGTAG
- a CDS encoding restriction endonuclease, whose translation MTIPDFQSAMLPVLRLAQDGKDHTLREAVEAIAVEFKVTDVERNEMLPSGRQRKLHNRVGWAKTYLQKAGLLEANGRGRFRITPRGREALQARLSRIDLKFLAQFPEYNAFVALRHDAADVEPSVPPLSATSETPEEILEDSYQELRKRLADELLERIKACDPRFFEKLVVDLLVAMGYGGSRTDAGQAVGQSGDEGIDGIIKEDRLGLDVVYIQAKRWAKNVGRPVVQEFTGSLEGQRARKGVLITTSDFSRDARDYVKQIEKKIVLINGVELAKLMIDHGVGVTEVVTYTVKKLDLDYFGDED comes from the coding sequence ATGACTATCCCTGACTTCCAGAGCGCGATGCTTCCGGTCCTCAGGCTCGCCCAGGATGGCAAGGACCACACGCTTCGCGAGGCTGTCGAGGCCATTGCGGTGGAGTTCAAGGTCACTGATGTAGAGCGCAATGAGATGCTCCCCAGTGGTCGCCAGCGGAAGCTCCACAACCGGGTGGGCTGGGCGAAGACCTATTTGCAGAAGGCAGGCCTTCTGGAGGCAAACGGGCGTGGGCGCTTCCGAATCACCCCTCGCGGTAGGGAGGCGCTGCAGGCCAGGCTGAGTCGCATCGATTTGAAGTTCCTGGCGCAATTCCCTGAGTACAACGCCTTCGTGGCACTCCGACACGATGCTGCTGATGTGGAGCCCTCCGTACCTCCGCTCTCGGCAACGTCAGAAACCCCAGAGGAGATTCTCGAAGACAGCTACCAAGAACTGCGGAAGCGCCTCGCGGATGAACTACTCGAACGCATCAAGGCTTGCGACCCCAGGTTCTTCGAGAAGCTGGTTGTCGACCTGCTTGTGGCCATGGGGTACGGCGGCTCCCGCACGGATGCAGGGCAGGCTGTTGGACAGAGTGGCGACGAGGGCATCGACGGCATCATCAAGGAGGACCGCCTAGGGCTGGATGTCGTCTACATCCAGGCGAAGCGATGGGCCAAAAACGTCGGCAGACCTGTGGTTCAGGAGTTCACAGGAAGCTTGGAAGGTCAGAGAGCGCGAAAGGGCGTGCTCATCACGACTTCCGACTTCAGCCGCGATGCGCGGGACTACGTGAAGCAGATCGAGAAGAAGATCGTCCTCATTAATGGCGTCGAGCTCGCCAAGCTGATGATTGATCACGGCGTCGGAGTCACGGAGGTCGTGACGTACACGGTGAAGAAGCTCGACCTCGATTACTTCGGTGACGAGGACTAA
- a CDS encoding restriction endonuclease subunit S yields MWVPFDDVVSIESNLVDPRDFPDAPHIAPNHIESKTGRLLPYVTVAADKVTSPKHRFRSGQILYSKIRPYLAKAVLADFEGLCSADMYPLSTWLESGFLLRWLLSDEFTARVSLEQGRTVLPKVNQTALGKINVPVPPRNEQRRIVAKLEALLARSRRAKGALDVVPSLLEQFRQSVLAAAFRGDLTRDWREKNPDVEPASKFLERIRTERRHRWEEAELKRMQAKGKVPKDEQWKTKYEAPAQIDDSGLQALPSGWAWASIEEVCPLDAPVVYGIILPGDDVQGGVPYIRPVDMNSDGTIDFTSMKRTSSSIAAQYQRASLRGGDIVLSIVGTIGKVIVVPDELDGGNITQSSARLRPPEWLSGEYLRLALLSSTLRSQYDKFRFGNAVQRLNIEHVRRLAIPIAPAEEMKFIVTRATAALARAEQVQIVEQRQQFDKFEQSILAKAFRGELVSQDPTDEPASALIDRIRAQREMAEQQQMPARSKRRRETTVA; encoded by the coding sequence ATGTGGGTTCCGTTCGATGATGTGGTGTCTATCGAGTCAAATCTTGTTGACCCTAGGGACTTTCCAGACGCCCCTCACATCGCGCCGAATCACATCGAGTCAAAGACAGGGCGACTGCTCCCTTATGTGACCGTAGCTGCAGACAAAGTGACCAGTCCCAAGCATCGGTTCCGTTCTGGTCAGATTTTGTATTCAAAGATTCGGCCTTACCTCGCTAAGGCCGTCCTTGCAGATTTCGAGGGACTTTGCAGCGCGGACATGTACCCATTGTCCACGTGGCTCGAATCTGGGTTCCTATTGCGATGGCTGCTGTCGGACGAATTCACCGCGAGGGTATCGCTTGAACAGGGGCGTACAGTCCTTCCCAAAGTGAACCAGACTGCTCTTGGCAAGATCAACGTTCCCGTACCTCCAAGGAACGAGCAGCGTCGCATTGTTGCCAAGCTCGAAGCCCTTCTGGCTCGTAGCCGCCGGGCGAAGGGTGCCCTGGATGTCGTTCCTTCGCTGCTGGAGCAGTTCCGGCAATCGGTGCTCGCAGCCGCGTTCAGAGGCGACCTGACACGGGATTGGCGAGAGAAGAACCCCGATGTGGAACCCGCCTCGAAGTTCCTGGAGCGGATCCGCACCGAGCGCCGTCACCGCTGGGAAGAGGCAGAACTGAAGCGGATGCAGGCCAAAGGCAAGGTGCCGAAAGACGAACAATGGAAAACGAAGTACGAGGCCCCGGCACAGATCGACGACAGCGGCTTGCAGGCGTTGCCCAGCGGTTGGGCCTGGGCTTCAATCGAGGAGGTTTGCCCGCTCGATGCACCCGTAGTCTACGGAATCATTCTCCCTGGTGATGATGTACAGGGCGGCGTTCCGTATATCCGGCCCGTAGACATGAACTCCGACGGGACGATCGACTTCACGTCCATGAAGAGAACATCATCGTCAATTGCGGCGCAGTACCAAAGGGCGAGCCTGCGAGGCGGTGACATCGTGCTTTCAATCGTGGGCACGATCGGCAAGGTGATTGTCGTACCGGACGAACTCGACGGCGGTAACATCACCCAGTCATCCGCACGGCTTCGGCCGCCTGAATGGCTATCAGGTGAGTACCTTCGCCTTGCACTTCTATCCTCTACTCTTAGAAGTCAGTATGACAAGTTCAGGTTCGGGAACGCGGTACAGCGCTTGAACATTGAGCACGTTCGCAGATTGGCCATCCCGATTGCGCCAGCGGAAGAGATGAAGTTCATAGTGACACGGGCAACCGCCGCTCTTGCTCGCGCAGAGCAGGTACAGATCGTCGAGCAGCGTCAACAGTTCGACAAGTTTGAGCAATCAATTCTTGCCAAGGCTTTCCGAGGGGAACTTGTGTCCCAGGACCCTACTGACGAACCGGCATCGGCACTAATCGATCGCATCCGCGCCCAACGAGAGATGGCCGAACAACAGCAGATGCCGGCCCGTTCGAAGCGGCGCCGCGAGACCACAGTTGCCTGA